The sequence below is a genomic window from Citricoccus muralis.
TCACACCCTGTACAAGTCGGGACCGGCCCAGAACATTCCTGAGCGGGCCTGTTGAGATCCCCGCATGTGGCTGCGGGGAAGTGTAAGAATGGGAGCTATGAGTGTCGAATCATCGTCGCGTACCATCCACCGCCCCGACGACGCCCGCGCCCCGCGACTGTCCGAGGTGCTGGAGGTGCTCGAAGACCTCTGGCCTGCCGCGCTGAGTGAAGAGTGGGACGCGACCGGGCTGGTGGCAGGGCGCCCGGACGCCCGGATCAGGCGCATCCACTGGGCTGTCGACCCGGTGCAAGCGGTGGCCGATGAGGCGGTGCATCACGCAGCTGATCTGTTGATCACCCACCACCCACTGCTGCTCAAGCCCGTCAACTCGGTGGCAGCCACCGGATTCAAAGGGCGGTTGATTCACACGCTGATCGAATCCGGGTGCGCCCTGGTGACCGCCCACACCAACGCAGACTCTGCGGTGGGTGGGGTGTCGGACGTGATTGCCCGGATTCTGGACTTACGCGATATTCGACCGTTGCAACGAGCTGGCGCCGGCCTGGACGAAGAAGGCATCGGGCGCGTGGGAGAACTTCCCGCGGCCCAGACGCTGCAGGAATTCGCCACCGCAGTCTTCTCTGCGATGCCCTCAGTGGCCGGCGGAGTCCGCGTTGCCGGAGACCCGACCGGCCTGGTGTCGACCGTGGCCGTGTGTGGCGGGGCAGGAGACTCACTCTTCGACGCCGTCCGCGCGGCCCAGGCAGACGTGTATGTCACCGCGGACCTACGACACCATCCGGCCTCCGAAGCGCGCGAGGCTGCGGGGCTGACCGGGGACCGGCCGTATCTGATCGACGTCTCCCATTTCGCCTCCGAATGGTTATGGCTTCCCGAGGCCGCCGAGGCCACCCAGCGGGCGTTGGCAGATCGCGGGTACGACGTCGAGTGCGCGGTGTCCTCGGTGAACACCGACCCGTGGGACTTCATCTTGACCCCCGGACGCTAAGGACGCTATGGGCCCTGACGACGC
It includes:
- a CDS encoding Nif3-like dinuclear metal center hexameric protein, encoding MSVESSSRTIHRPDDARAPRLSEVLEVLEDLWPAALSEEWDATGLVAGRPDARIRRIHWAVDPVQAVADEAVHHAADLLITHHPLLLKPVNSVAATGFKGRLIHTLIESGCALVTAHTNADSAVGGVSDVIARILDLRDIRPLQRAGAGLDEEGIGRVGELPAAQTLQEFATAVFSAMPSVAGGVRVAGDPTGLVSTVAVCGGAGDSLFDAVRAAQADVYVTADLRHHPASEAREAAGLTGDRPYLIDVSHFASEWLWLPEAAEATQRALADRGYDVECAVSSVNTDPWDFILTPGR